In Flavobacterium sp. N3904, one DNA window encodes the following:
- a CDS encoding sulfurtransferase, producing the protein MTNPLVSATWLQEHLNDSNLIVLEARLDQNQSNLENQNPDLQIKGARLFDIKNNFSDTGNPLPNTFPSEERFTTESQKLGINQNSTIVVYDTLGIYSSPRAWWMFKAMGHSTIFVLDGGLPEWIKEGLPTEKQQEVTFPKGDFEAKFQPELIKNKKQILENITTKKAVLMDARSADRFYASLEEPRAGLRSGHIPGSINIPFTELQQDGKYKSKEELAEILKLNDQPLFFTCGSGITACIVLLACELISDNPKAVYDGSWTEWGSSDLPIEK; encoded by the coding sequence ATGACAAATCCACTTGTATCAGCAACCTGGCTTCAAGAACATTTGAATGATTCAAATCTAATAGTACTTGAGGCAAGACTAGACCAAAATCAATCCAATCTGGAGAATCAAAATCCCGATTTACAAATAAAAGGCGCCCGTTTATTTGATATCAAAAATAATTTTAGCGATACCGGCAATCCGTTGCCCAACACTTTTCCTTCAGAAGAGCGATTCACCACTGAAAGCCAAAAATTAGGCATTAACCAAAACAGTACAATTGTCGTTTACGATACTTTAGGAATTTATTCGAGCCCAAGAGCCTGGTGGATGTTCAAGGCTATGGGACATTCGACTATTTTTGTATTGGATGGCGGACTTCCAGAATGGATTAAAGAAGGACTTCCAACTGAAAAACAACAGGAGGTTACTTTCCCAAAAGGTGATTTTGAAGCGAAATTCCAACCTGAATTAATCAAAAACAAAAAACAAATTCTGGAAAACATCACTACCAAAAAAGCAGTATTGATGGATGCCAGATCGGCAGACCGTTTTTACGCCTCACTCGAAGAACCAAGAGCTGGTTTAAGAAGTGGACACATTCCAGGTTCTATCAACATTCCTTTTACTGAATTGCAGCAAGACGGAAAATACAAATCAAAAGAAGAGTTAGCAGAAATATTAAAACTAAATGACCAGCCTTTATTTTTTACCTGTGGTTCGGGAATTACCGCTTGTATTGTTTTATTGGCCTGCGAATTGATTTCGGACAATCCGAAAGCGGTTTATGATGGTTCTTGGACAGAATGGGGTTCCAGTGATTTGCCTATTGAGAAATAA
- a CDS encoding dipeptidase, whose translation MQIKTTIIGILLVQQLVAQSYEKIHFDAIMVDTHNDFLSKTTDYGYVFDTDLTGKTHSDLARLKLGGVDVQLFSVFCDGDKKEPYAFANRQMDSLDAVLKRNPDKIVKVANSKELYNAIKQHKIAAMFGVEGGHMIENDLDKLSYFYQRGARYMTLTWNNSTPWATSAYDETFNTELTHKGLTDFGKQVVKKMNNLGMLVDVSHVGVQTFWDVMQTTTKPVIASHSSVYALCQHQRNLNDEQIKAIAKNGGVIQVNFYSGFLDNKYMKGKDVFMEKHAVENDSLAKTGMTEDIREAFLFDKYKNEVEPLRVPFSVLIDNIEYIIKLVGVDYVGIGSDFDGIESPPLEMDDVTKYPLITKALLEKGYSKQDLNKILGGNFLRVLKANELK comes from the coding sequence ATGCAAATCAAAACTACAATAATTGGCATTTTATTAGTACAGCAACTCGTGGCACAGTCTTATGAGAAAATCCATTTCGATGCCATTATGGTAGATACACACAATGATTTTCTTTCGAAAACAACAGATTATGGGTATGTTTTCGACACCGATTTGACTGGAAAAACCCACAGTGACTTGGCACGATTGAAGCTAGGAGGCGTTGACGTGCAACTTTTTTCGGTGTTTTGTGATGGGGATAAAAAAGAGCCTTATGCCTTTGCCAATCGCCAAATGGATTCTTTGGATGCAGTCCTGAAACGCAATCCGGATAAAATTGTAAAAGTCGCCAATAGTAAAGAGTTGTATAACGCCATAAAGCAACATAAAATAGCGGCGATGTTTGGTGTAGAAGGTGGCCACATGATCGAAAATGATTTGGATAAATTGAGTTATTTCTACCAACGTGGTGCCAGATACATGACGCTTACTTGGAATAATTCTACGCCATGGGCGACAAGTGCTTATGATGAGACTTTCAACACCGAGTTGACACATAAAGGGCTGACTGATTTTGGAAAACAGGTGGTAAAAAAAATGAATAATTTAGGAATGTTGGTCGATGTCAGTCATGTCGGAGTTCAAACTTTTTGGGATGTTATGCAAACTACTACCAAACCTGTGATTGCTTCGCACAGTTCTGTTTATGCTCTATGTCAGCATCAGCGCAATTTAAACGATGAACAGATAAAAGCCATTGCCAAAAACGGAGGAGTGATTCAAGTCAATTTTTATTCTGGGTTTTTGGATAATAAGTATATGAAAGGCAAAGATGTCTTTATGGAGAAACATGCAGTCGAAAATGATTCCCTTGCAAAAACGGGTATGACAGAAGACATAAGAGAAGCCTTTTTGTTTGATAAATATAAAAATGAGGTAGAGCCGTTACGGGTTCCTTTTTCGGTACTAATAGATAATATTGAGTACATTATAAAGTTGGTTGGTGTTGATTATGTTGGCATAGGATCGGATTTTGACGGTATTGAGTCACCTCCTTTAGAAATGGATGATGTGACAAAATACCCTCTCATTACAAAAGCATTATTGGAAAAAGGATATAGTAAACAAGATTTGAATAAAATTTTGGGCGGTAATTTTTTAAGGGTTTTAAAAGCAAATGAACTAAAATAG
- a CDS encoding alpha/beta fold hydrolase, translated as MENIQLKPSEFIKEPNDSLFVLNTDKYIETAPNVKLYLKDYGEGKPVILIHGWPLSNEMWEYQIATLVENNFRVIAYDRRGFGKSSQPWDSYNYDTLTDDLQSIIEQLELKEVSLVGFSMGGGEVVRYFSRYAGKEVVKAVLISSIIPFLLQTKDNPEGNPKEKNEATATKIKDDRIGFIDNFGKMFFGVNIPTKPIDIANKPIDTPLLEYYRMLCSFASPRATLECAKSFSTTDFRDELHTVNVPTLIIHGSADEIVPIEISSDKTSKLIKDNKYLIYEDAPHGLFYTAKEKLNKDLVAFLKS; from the coding sequence ATGGAAAATATTCAGCTCAAACCCAGCGAGTTCATAAAAGAACCTAATGATTCTCTTTTTGTCCTTAACACCGATAAATATATTGAAACGGCTCCGAATGTAAAGCTTTATCTTAAAGACTATGGAGAAGGCAAACCTGTTATTTTGATTCATGGCTGGCCGCTTTCAAATGAAATGTGGGAATATCAAATAGCCACATTAGTCGAAAATAATTTTAGGGTTATTGCTTATGACCGTCGTGGCTTTGGTAAATCGTCACAACCTTGGGACAGTTATAATTATGATACATTGACAGATGATTTACAGTCAATAATTGAACAATTGGAATTGAAAGAAGTTTCACTGGTAGGATTCTCCATGGGAGGAGGAGAAGTTGTTCGGTATTTTAGCCGCTACGCCGGAAAAGAAGTTGTAAAAGCAGTTTTGATTTCTTCTATAATCCCGTTTTTATTACAAACAAAAGACAATCCCGAAGGCAATCCAAAAGAAAAAAACGAAGCTACTGCAACGAAAATAAAAGACGACAGAATTGGTTTTATTGATAATTTCGGTAAAATGTTTTTTGGAGTCAACATTCCGACCAAACCAATTGACATTGCAAACAAGCCAATAGATACTCCATTACTTGAATATTATAGAATGTTATGTTCGTTTGCCTCTCCACGTGCCACCTTGGAATGTGCAAAATCTTTTTCGACAACAGATTTTAGAGACGAACTACATACCGTAAATGTGCCCACGCTAATCATACATGGAAGCGCAGACGAAATTGTTCCAATCGAAATATCTTCAGATAAAACATCGAAACTAATAAAAGACAACAAATATCTGATCTATGAAGATGCTCCACACGGATTATTTTACACAGCAAAAGAGAAATTAAATAAAGATCTGGTTGCCTTTTTAAAATCATAG
- a CDS encoding FMN-binding glutamate synthase family protein, which translates to MRKKLFAIGMSLLLISLLFNYYLKTGFVFSAVMILLIIIGFFNTIQKKHTILRNFPVLGYFRYLFEMIAPEIQQYFIERSTDGKPFSRNQRSLVYQRAKNIDANTPFGTQLNINTIDYEGIKHSIFPAKVNDNLPRVMVGGPACTQPYSASLFNISAMSFGSLSENAIRALNRGAQMGSFYHNTGEGGLTEFHLQGGDVTWQIGTGYFGCRDDRGGFDGGKFTEKAKLPQVKMIEIKLSQGAKPGHGGVLPAAKNTEQIAKIRGVLANTLILSPPSHSAFSDAKGLVEFIAKLRELSGGKPIGFKLCIGNTSEFETICHEMIAADCYPDFITVDGAEGGTGAAPLEFSDGVGVPFEPALIFVNKTLIELNIRDKIRIIGSGKIISGYSILHAIALGADMCNSARGFMFSLGCIQALRCHNNQCPTGVATQDKMLMKGLVVTDKSERVYLFHKNTLHAANELLAAAGKTSYSEVDINIFMRGDEFSNLANHYFPDNLTNVSIH; encoded by the coding sequence ATGAGAAAAAAATTGTTTGCAATTGGTATGTCGCTATTACTTATATCTCTATTATTTAATTATTATCTGAAAACAGGATTTGTATTTTCGGCAGTAATGATACTTTTGATAATTATTGGATTTTTTAATACCATTCAAAAGAAACATACCATTCTTAGAAATTTTCCAGTTTTGGGCTATTTTCGTTATTTGTTTGAAATGATAGCACCCGAAATTCAGCAATACTTTATAGAACGCAGCACCGATGGAAAACCATTCTCAAGAAACCAACGTTCTCTTGTTTACCAAAGAGCCAAAAATATAGATGCCAATACTCCTTTTGGAACCCAATTAAATATTAATACTATCGATTACGAAGGAATTAAACATTCAATTTTTCCTGCCAAAGTCAACGATAATTTACCAAGAGTAATGGTTGGAGGGCCTGCTTGCACACAGCCTTATTCGGCATCTTTATTCAATATTTCTGCAATGAGTTTTGGGTCGTTGAGCGAAAATGCCATTCGAGCCTTAAACAGAGGTGCTCAAATGGGAAGCTTTTACCACAACACTGGTGAGGGCGGGCTTACCGAGTTTCACCTGCAAGGGGGAGATGTCACGTGGCAAATTGGAACAGGGTATTTTGGTTGCCGTGATGACAGAGGTGGTTTTGATGGCGGAAAATTTACAGAAAAAGCCAAACTTCCACAGGTAAAAATGATTGAAATCAAACTTTCGCAAGGAGCAAAACCGGGTCATGGGGGAGTGCTACCAGCTGCCAAAAATACCGAACAAATTGCAAAAATAAGAGGCGTATTGGCAAATACATTAATTTTGTCTCCGCCTTCACATAGTGCTTTTTCGGATGCCAAAGGCTTGGTTGAATTTATTGCAAAACTCCGCGAATTATCGGGGGGGAAACCAATTGGTTTTAAACTTTGTATCGGTAATACTTCTGAGTTCGAAACTATTTGCCACGAAATGATTGCCGCTGATTGTTATCCGGATTTTATAACTGTCGATGGAGCCGAAGGAGGAACCGGAGCTGCACCACTAGAATTTTCAGATGGTGTAGGCGTTCCATTTGAACCCGCATTGATTTTTGTCAACAAAACATTAATAGAATTAAACATTCGGGACAAAATAAGAATTATAGGTAGCGGAAAAATCATTTCGGGTTATTCTATTTTGCATGCTATAGCCTTGGGAGCAGATATGTGTAATAGCGCAAGAGGTTTTATGTTCTCGTTGGGATGCATTCAGGCTTTGCGTTGTCATAACAATCAATGTCCAACGGGAGTTGCAACCCAAGACAAAATGTTGATGAAAGGTTTGGTAGTTACAGACAAATCAGAGCGTGTGTATCTTTTTCATAAAAATACTTTGCATGCCGCTAATGAACTTTTGGCTGCAGCTGGAAAAACCAGTTATTCCGAAGTTGATATTAATATTTTTATGCGCGGTGATGAGTTCTCTAATCTTGCCAATCATTATTTTCCCGATAACCTAACAAACGTAAGCATACATTAG
- a CDS encoding aminotransferase class I/II-fold pyridoxal phosphate-dependent enzyme yields the protein MVKDLFERIQNNKGPLGKWASQAEGYFVFPKLEGDLGPRMKFQGKEVLNWSLNDYLGLANHPEVRKADADAAIEYGAAAPMGARMMSGHTKYHEQLENELAAFVMKESAYLLNFGYQGMVSIIDALVTRNDVIVYDVDAHACIIDGVRLHSGKRFTYKHNDIESMEKNLDRATKLAETTGGGILFITEGVFGMRGQQGKLKEIVAMKEKYNFRLLVDDAHGFGTLGKTGAGAGEEQNCQDGIDVYFSTFAKSMANIGAFVAADKDIIDYLKYNLRSQMFAKALPMIQTIGSLKRLQLLRDNPGLKDKLWENVNALQSGLRNKGFNIGDTNTCVTPVYLEGSVPEAMVMVNDLRENYGIFLSIVIYPVIPKGMILLRVIPTASHTLSDIAETLTAFEAIREKLVNGTYKEIASRTKVDHDA from the coding sequence ATGGTAAAAGATTTATTCGAAAGAATTCAAAACAATAAAGGTCCATTAGGAAAATGGGCATCGCAAGCAGAAGGTTATTTTGTATTCCCAAAATTAGAAGGAGACTTAGGACCGAGAATGAAATTTCAAGGAAAAGAGGTTTTGAACTGGAGTTTGAATGACTATTTAGGTCTTGCAAACCATCCAGAAGTACGTAAAGCAGATGCAGATGCGGCTATCGAATATGGTGCTGCTGCCCCAATGGGTGCGCGTATGATGAGCGGTCACACTAAATATCACGAACAATTAGAAAATGAATTGGCTGCTTTTGTAATGAAAGAATCAGCTTATTTATTGAATTTTGGTTACCAAGGAATGGTGTCTATCATTGATGCTTTGGTTACTAGAAACGATGTGATTGTGTATGATGTAGATGCTCACGCCTGTATTATTGACGGGGTTCGTTTACACAGCGGAAAACGTTTTACATACAAGCACAACGACATCGAAAGCATGGAGAAAAACTTGGATCGTGCTACAAAACTAGCCGAAACTACTGGAGGTGGCATCTTGTTTATTACCGAAGGTGTTTTTGGAATGCGCGGTCAGCAAGGAAAGCTGAAAGAGATTGTAGCGATGAAAGAGAAATACAATTTTCGTTTGCTAGTTGATGATGCACACGGTTTTGGTACACTTGGAAAAACAGGTGCCGGAGCTGGTGAAGAGCAAAATTGTCAAGACGGAATTGATGTATACTTCTCTACGTTTGCCAAATCAATGGCTAACATTGGTGCTTTTGTAGCAGCAGACAAAGACATTATCGATTATTTAAAATACAACTTGCGTTCTCAGATGTTTGCCAAAGCATTGCCGATGATCCAAACTATTGGTTCGTTAAAACGTTTGCAGTTGTTGCGTGATAACCCAGGATTGAAAGACAAATTATGGGAAAATGTAAATGCTTTGCAAAGTGGTTTGAGAAACAAAGGATTTAATATTGGTGATACCAATACTTGTGTTACGCCAGTTTATCTGGAAGGAAGCGTACCTGAAGCAATGGTAATGGTAAATGACTTAAGAGAAAATTATGGTATTTTCTTGTCGATAGTAATTTATCCGGTTATTCCAAAAGGAATGATTTTATTGCGCGTTATTCCAACTGCTTCTCACACATTAAGCGACATTGCCGAAACGCTAACTGCTTTTGAAGCGATTCGTGAGAAATTGGTAAACGGAACGTACAAAGAAATTGCAAGCAGAACAAAAGTCGATCACGACGCTTAG
- a CDS encoding alpha/beta hydrolase codes for MKKIFLSLLLLLSVTFIAAQKTKYNTISNIPYYNEATANADTYIKERCVLDIYYPKNTKGFTTVIWFHGGGLSSGNKELPEGLMDKGFCVVSVNYRLSPKVKVQKCIEDAAAAVAWTFKNIVTYGGDNSLIIVSGHSAGGYLALMIALDKKWLKAAGIEANSIAGLIPLSGQTITHFEIRKERGIPDTQPVVDEFAPLYHVRADAPPLLLITGDRELEMLGRYEENAYMMRMMKIAGHKQTTLYELQGFGHNMTEPAFPLVVKEIQRITALKTK; via the coding sequence ATGAAAAAAATATTTCTTTCGTTACTGTTGTTGCTTTCTGTAACATTCATTGCTGCCCAAAAAACAAAATACAACACAATTAGTAATATTCCTTATTACAATGAGGCTACCGCCAATGCCGATACATATATAAAAGAGCGTTGTGTGCTCGATATTTATTACCCAAAAAATACCAAAGGGTTTACTACTGTGATTTGGTTTCACGGAGGTGGTTTAAGCTCCGGCAACAAAGAACTACCAGAAGGACTAATGGACAAAGGATTTTGTGTAGTTTCGGTAAATTATCGACTGTCCCCAAAAGTAAAAGTGCAAAAATGCATTGAAGATGCCGCAGCAGCCGTTGCTTGGACTTTCAAGAATATCGTCACTTACGGCGGAGACAATTCCTTGATTATCGTTTCTGGACATTCTGCGGGAGGTTATTTGGCATTAATGATTGCACTGGACAAAAAATGGTTGAAAGCTGCCGGAATAGAGGCCAATTCCATTGCAGGATTGATTCCGCTGAGTGGGCAAACCATTACCCATTTTGAAATTCGAAAAGAAAGAGGCATTCCGGATACTCAACCTGTAGTAGATGAGTTTGCCCCGTTGTATCACGTTCGTGCCGATGCACCACCCTTATTATTGATTACTGGCGACAGAGAGTTAGAAATGTTGGGGCGCTATGAAGAAAATGCCTATATGATGCGAATGATGAAAATTGCAGGTCACAAACAAACAACTTTGTATGAATTACAAGGTTTTGGACACAATATGACCGAACCCGCTTTTCCATTGGTGGTCAAAGAAATTCAAAGAATTACAGCTTTAAAAACAAAATAA
- a CDS encoding peptidylprolyl isomerase, with translation MENGIYAKFNTAKGAILVKLTHDLTPGTVGNFVALAEGNMENKIKPQGQKFYDGLNFHRVIPDFMIQGGCPLGTGTGDPGYKFDDEFHQDLRHDAPGVLSMANSGPGSNGSQFFITHIATPWLDDKHTVFGNVVEGQDVVDTIAQGDALESVKIIRVGEEAQKWNAIEAFVGLKGARLKKQAALKAESEAKMEKLAAGFEKTESGLRYQFIQRGSGKKAESGKTVAVHYEGSLENGKVFDSSYPRKKPIEFRLGQGQVIEGWDEGIALLQVGDKARFVIPSDLGYGPAGAGGVIPPNATLIFDVELMDVK, from the coding sequence ATGGAAAACGGAATATACGCTAAATTCAATACCGCAAAAGGCGCGATTTTGGTAAAACTAACACACGATTTGACTCCTGGAACAGTTGGGAACTTTGTTGCCCTTGCCGAGGGAAACATGGAAAATAAAATTAAACCTCAAGGACAAAAATTCTATGATGGCTTAAATTTTCACAGAGTGATTCCTGATTTTATGATTCAGGGAGGATGTCCACTAGGAACAGGAACAGGAGATCCAGGATACAAATTTGACGATGAGTTTCATCAAGATTTGCGTCACGATGCACCTGGTGTTTTGTCAATGGCAAATTCAGGTCCAGGTTCTAATGGGTCTCAGTTTTTTATCACACATATTGCAACACCTTGGTTAGATGACAAACATACGGTTTTTGGAAATGTAGTAGAAGGACAAGATGTTGTAGATACTATTGCTCAAGGAGATGCTTTGGAATCTGTTAAAATCATCAGAGTTGGTGAAGAAGCTCAAAAATGGAATGCTATTGAAGCTTTTGTTGGTTTGAAAGGAGCTCGTTTGAAAAAACAAGCAGCCTTGAAAGCAGAATCTGAAGCGAAAATGGAAAAACTGGCGGCTGGTTTTGAAAAAACAGAAAGCGGTTTGCGTTACCAATTTATCCAAAGAGGTTCTGGTAAAAAAGCAGAAAGTGGTAAAACGGTTGCTGTTCACTATGAAGGTTCATTGGAAAACGGAAAAGTATTTGATTCTTCTTACCCAAGAAAAAAACCAATCGAATTCAGATTGGGACAAGGCCAGGTAATCGAAGGTTGGGACGAAGGTATTGCTTTGTTGCAAGTGGGAGATAAAGCCCGTTTTGTGATCCCATCTGATTTAGGATATGGACCAGCAGGAGCAGGAGGCGTTATTCCGCCAAATGCGACTTTGATTTTTGACGTAGAATTGATGGATGTAAAATAA
- a CDS encoding alpha/beta fold hydrolase translates to MTKRLFISIVLMLIVGLSYSQSADDFAKSIYGRNPKAGHYAKINGFNMYYETYGEGEPLLIIHGNGGSINNFIYQIPYFAKHYKVIVADSRAQGKSIDTGDSLSYEMMADDLNALLDSLHINSCDVIGWSDGGINGLLLAIRHPEKVKKLAITGANLWPDASAVDSKVIDYVVKQQDSLSKLSPTAETKHAKKLMNLLINEPHISLEQLNTIKCPTLVIGGDHDVILPIHTLLIAQSIPKSYLWIIPNSGHSTPIFYKDQFNKTIYDFFEKPFRTIDGLDRFN, encoded by the coding sequence ATGACAAAGAGATTGTTTATTTCAATTGTATTAATGCTAATTGTAGGTTTGTCTTATTCGCAATCAGCAGATGATTTTGCAAAGAGTATATACGGTAGAAATCCCAAAGCTGGGCATTATGCCAAAATCAATGGGTTCAATATGTATTATGAAACGTATGGAGAAGGAGAACCTTTGCTTATTATTCATGGAAATGGAGGTTCGATTAATAATTTTATATACCAGATTCCCTATTTTGCAAAACATTATAAAGTAATTGTCGCTGATAGTAGAGCGCAAGGAAAATCAATTGACACAGGTGATTCCTTAAGCTATGAGATGATGGCAGATGACCTAAATGCATTACTGGATTCGCTTCATATAAATTCTTGTGATGTCATTGGGTGGAGCGATGGAGGAATAAATGGTTTGCTTTTAGCGATTAGGCATCCTGAGAAAGTAAAAAAACTGGCTATTACTGGAGCCAATTTATGGCCAGATGCGTCGGCTGTAGACTCCAAAGTCATAGATTATGTTGTAAAACAACAAGATTCTTTGTCCAAATTAAGTCCAACAGCTGAGACTAAACACGCAAAGAAATTAATGAATCTATTAATTAATGAACCACATATTTCATTGGAGCAATTAAATACAATTAAATGTCCGACTCTTGTTATCGGGGGTGATCATGATGTGATTCTTCCTATACACACCTTGTTGATTGCTCAATCCATTCCAAAATCATATTTATGGATAATTCCAAACTCAGGACATTCAACACCTATTTTTTATAAAGATCAATTCAATAAAACGATTTATGATTTTTTTGAAAAACCATTTAGAACTATAGATGGTCTAGATCGGTTTAACTAA
- a CDS encoding GNAT family N-acetyltransferase: MTIIINHALKLELITENHAQPIFDMVDANRTHLRPWLPFVDRMQTVEFAENFVKGCMHRNSDGNEYAFVIVENSTVIGRIGVYKIDGQNKIGEIGYWIIEGFQGKGIVTKSCQALIDFCFSELELNRIEIKCGTENFKSKAIPEKLNFTKEGVIRQGELLYDRFIDLNLYSLLKSEV, from the coding sequence ATGACAATTATTATAAATCATGCGCTTAAACTAGAATTAATTACCGAGAATCATGCCCAACCTATTTTTGATATGGTCGATGCTAATAGAACTCATTTGCGACCGTGGTTGCCTTTCGTAGATCGAATGCAAACCGTTGAATTTGCTGAAAATTTTGTAAAGGGCTGTATGCACCGCAATAGTGACGGAAATGAATATGCCTTTGTTATTGTCGAAAACTCGACAGTAATTGGTCGAATAGGCGTGTATAAAATCGATGGTCAAAACAAAATTGGAGAAATTGGGTATTGGATTATTGAAGGTTTTCAAGGCAAAGGAATCGTTACCAAATCGTGTCAAGCCCTAATCGATTTTTGTTTTTCAGAATTAGAATTGAATAGAATCGAAATTAAATGCGGTACAGAAAATTTCAAGAGTAAAGCCATTCCCGAAAAGTTAAACTTTACCAAAGAAGGCGTGATCCGACAAGGCGAATTGCTGTATGACAGATTCATCGACCTGAATTTGTATTCGCTTTTAAAATCAGAAGTTTGA
- a CDS encoding tRNA-binding protein: protein MDLSWSEFERVEMRVGTILEVNDFPEARKPAFQLTIDFGTAIGIRKTSAQITQRYTKEVLVGRQIVAVVNFPKKQIGKFMSECLVLGAVGEEGDVILLAPDFKIENGLRIG, encoded by the coding sequence ATGGATTTAAGCTGGTCAGAATTTGAAAGAGTAGAGATGCGAGTGGGAACCATACTCGAAGTCAATGATTTTCCCGAAGCCCGAAAGCCAGCTTTTCAACTCACTATCGATTTTGGAACTGCTATCGGAATCCGAAAAACATCAGCGCAAATTACCCAACGCTATACCAAAGAAGTTTTAGTGGGAAGGCAAATTGTGGCGGTTGTCAATTTTCCTAAAAAACAAATTGGAAAATTCATGAGTGAATGTCTAGTGCTTGGTGCTGTAGGCGAGGAGGGAGATGTGATTTTATTGGCACCCGATTTTAAAATCGAAAACGGATTGCGAATTGGGTAG
- a CDS encoding RBBP9/YdeN family alpha/beta hydrolase, which yields MNPHLLIIPGLGDSGEKHWQSFWLQKFTNSTKVIQDNWDEPQLKEWLDRLDKNIQKLEEPTILVAHSLAVSLVMHWVSQNSNPNIVGAMLVAPADVDSPEHTPAFLRHFSPIPTQAVPFPTLVVGTENDTYMSLKRAKELANYWGSDFINVGYKGHINSDSNLEYWEEGQVFLQQLIAKTNI from the coding sequence ATGAACCCGCACTTATTGATCATACCAGGACTTGGTGATTCTGGCGAAAAACACTGGCAAAGTTTTTGGTTGCAAAAATTTACTAATTCGACCAAAGTCATCCAAGATAATTGGGATGAACCTCAACTGAAGGAGTGGCTGGACCGCCTTGACAAAAACATTCAAAAATTAGAAGAACCAACAATTTTGGTGGCTCATAGTCTGGCTGTTTCCCTAGTGATGCATTGGGTTTCGCAAAACAGCAATCCAAACATTGTCGGAGCAATGCTTGTCGCTCCCGCCGATGTGGATTCGCCTGAACATACGCCCGCTTTTTTAAGACACTTTTCCCCCATTCCAACCCAAGCGGTTCCATTTCCGACGCTGGTTGTAGGGACCGAAAACGATACGTATATGTCGTTGAAAAGAGCCAAAGAATTGGCCAATTACTGGGGAAGTGATTTTATAAACGTTGGTTATAAAGGCCACATCAACTCCGATTCTAATTTGGAGTACTGGGAAGAAGGGCAAGTTTTTTTACAGCAATTAATTGCAAAAACAAATATCTAA
- a CDS encoding NYN domain-containing protein codes for MSQITKELKLAVLIDADNVPYSNVKGMMEEIAKFGTPTTKRIYADWTKPNAGGWKSVLLEHAITPIQQYSYTVGKNSSDSAMIIDAMDLLYSDKVDGFCIVSSDSDFTRLAIRLRESGMKVIGIGEKKTPNSFIVACDRFIYIEVLDGAIKKKKPKTTTSTPVADTKDTKKVVEKEVTIKVDNKTIELIEDTIDAIGDDDGWAFLGDVGNLIVKKKPEFDPRSYGFSKLTPMLKSLTDILEIDERDSDKKGIKHVYVRLRYT; via the coding sequence ATGTCTCAAATTACAAAAGAACTAAAACTTGCCGTACTTATTGATGCCGACAATGTTCCTTACAGCAATGTAAAAGGAATGATGGAAGAAATTGCCAAGTTTGGCACCCCAACAACCAAACGCATTTATGCCGATTGGACCAAACCCAACGCCGGCGGTTGGAAAAGTGTTTTACTGGAACACGCCATTACACCCATTCAGCAATACAGTTATACCGTAGGGAAAAACTCTTCCGACTCGGCGATGATTATAGACGCAATGGATTTATTGTATTCGGATAAAGTGGATGGTTTTTGTATCGTTTCGAGCGATAGTGACTTTACCAGATTGGCCATTCGATTGAGAGAATCGGGCATGAAAGTCATCGGGATAGGAGAGAAAAAAACACCCAATTCTTTTATTGTTGCCTGTGACCGATTTATTTACATCGAAGTTTTGGATGGAGCCATCAAAAAGAAAAAACCAAAAACAACCACTTCAACACCGGTTGCAGATACCAAAGACACCAAAAAAGTGGTTGAAAAAGAAGTCACAATAAAAGTCGACAATAAAACCATAGAGTTGATAGAAGACACTATTGATGCCATTGGTGATGATGATGGATGGGCTTTTCTTGGTGATGTGGGTAACCTAATCGTAAAGAAGAAACCCGAGTTTGATCCCAGAAGTTATGGGTTTTCAAAACTGACACCTATGCTGAAATCCCTCACCGATATTCTTGAAATAGACGAAAGGGATTCAGACAAAAAAGGAATCAAACATGTGTATGTTCGATTGCGTTATACGTAG